A genome region from Arachis duranensis cultivar V14167 chromosome 8, aradu.V14167.gnm2.J7QH, whole genome shotgun sequence includes the following:
- the LOC107462586 gene encoding probable phosphoribosylformylglycinamidine synthase, chloroplastic/mitochondrial, translating into MAGVKDIGVSEFLQGTCRQSLFLVKKSQKQRSHLLWGTLGNRRRAQGSTWRASSLRCQAQENPRAVVSGAVTSSVEEQPSLVEKPASEVFHLYRVPFIQENAAAELLRDAQTKISNQIVDLQTEQCYNIGLVSQLSSMKLSVLKWLLQETFEPENLGTDSFLDKRGKEGLTVIIEVGPRLSFTTAWSSNAVAICQACGLTEVTRLERSRRYLLYTTSELQDHQISEFASMVHDRMTECVYTQKLTSFETNVVPEEIRYIPVMEKGRKALEEINQKMGLAFDEQDLEYYTKLFKEDIKRNPTNVELFDIAQSNSEHSRHWFFTGKIFIDGQLMNRTLMQIVKSTLQANPNNSVIGFKDNSSAIRGFPVKQLRPVEPGSSCPLNLISRDLDILFTAETHNFPCAVAPYPGAETGAGGRIRDTHATGRGSFVQAATAGYCVGNLNTTGFYAPWEDPSFTYPSNLASPLQILIDASNGASDYGNKFGEPLIQGFCRTFGMRLPSGDRREWLKPIMFSAGIGQIDHHHISKGDPEIGMLVVKIGGPAYRIGMGGGAASSMVSGQNDAELDFNAVQRGDAEMSQKLYRLVRACIEMGDKNPIISIHDQGAGGNCNVVKEIIYPKGAEIDVRAIVVGDHTMSVLEIWGAEYQEQDAILVKLESRELLQSICKREKVSMAVIGTISGDGRVVLVDSLATQKCLSEGLPPPPPAVDLELEKVLGDMPKKSFEFHRVVHEREPLDIAPGTTVIDSLKRVLSLPSVCSKRFLTTKVDRCVTGLVAQQQTVGPLQITLADVAVTAQTFTGVTGGACAIGEQPIKGLLNPKAMARLAVGEALTNLVWAKVTSLSDVKASGNWMYAAKLDGEGADMYDAAISLSEAMIELGIAIDGGKDSLSMAAHAGEVVKAPGNLVISVYVTCPDITKTVTPDLKLEDDGVLLHIDLSKGKRRLGGSALAQAFDQVGDECPDLDDVPYLKKVFEGVQDLITDELISAGHDISDGGLLVCALEMAFAGNRGFTLDLTSRGKSLFQTLYAEELGLVIEVSKKNLSIVMNRLNGVGVSAEIIGQVTIAPSIEVKVDGVSCLKEETTLLRDMWEETSFQLEKFQRLAACVEMEKEGLKHRYEPSWKLSFTPSFTDDKYLSATVKPKVAVIREEGSNGDREMAAVFHAAGFEPWDVTMSDLLNGAISLQEFRGIVFVGGFSYADVLDSAKGWAASIRFNESVLKQFQEFYNRPDTFSLGVCNGCQLMALLGWVPGPQVGGGLGNGGDLSQPRFIHNESGRFECRFTSVTIKDSPAIMFKGMEGSTLGVWAAHGEGRAYFPDKGMLDRAVHSDLAPIRYCDDDGNPTETYPFNVNGSPLGVAAICSPDGRHLAMMPHPERCFLMWQFPWYPKHWDVDKKGPSPWLRMFQNARDWCS; encoded by the exons ATGGCGGGTGTTAAGGATATTGGGGTGTCTGAATTCCTTCAG GGTACCTGCAGGCAATCTTTGTTTTTGGTGAAGAAGTCTCAGAAGCAAAGAAGTCATttgctttggggtacacttggGAATAGGAGGCGGGCCCAAGGTTCAACTTGGAGAGCTTCTTCTTTAAGGTGCCAAGCACAGGAAAACCCTAGAGCCGTGGTTTCAGGGGCTGTGACAAGTTCAGTAGAGGAGCAACCTAGCTTGGTTGAGAAGCCTGCCTCTGAAGTCTTTCATTTGTATCGTGTCCCGTTTATTCAAGAAAATGCAGCTGCTGAACTTCTCAGGGATGCTCAAACAAAAATCTCTAATCAGATTGTGGATCTGCAGACAGAGCAATGTTATAATATTGGCCTTGTTTCACAACTTTCAAGCATGAAGCTTTCAGTCCTTAAATGGCTTCTCCAAGAAACTTTTGAGCCTGAGAATCTGGGCACTGATAGCTTTCTCGACAAAAGGGGGAAGGAGGGCTTGACTGTCATAATAGAGGTTGGCCCGAGGTTGTCATTTACGACAGCATGGTCTTCAAATGCAGTGGCCATTTGCCAAGCATGTGGTTTGACTGAAGTTACCCGTTTGGAACGATCAAGGAGGTACTTGTTGTACACTACAAGTGAATTGCAGGATCACCAAATCAGTGAATTCGCATCTATGGTACATGACAGGATGACTGAATGTGTTTATACTCAGAAGTTAACATCCTTCGAGACCAATGTTGTTCCAGAGGAGATTCGGTATATTCCTGTTATGGAGAAGGGTAGAAAGGCACTAGAAGAGATTAATCAAAAGATGGGTTTAGCCTTTGATGAGCAGGATCTAGAATACTATACTAAACTTTTCAAAGAAGACATAAAGCGTAACCCAACAAATGTGGAGTTATTTGACATTGCACAGTCCAACAGCGAGCATAGCAGGCACTGGTTTTTCACTGGAAAGATTTTTATTGATGGACAGCTCATGAATAGGACTCTTATGCAAATTGTGAAAAGTACTTTACAGGCAAATCCAAATAATTCCGTTATTGGCTTCAAGGATAACTCGAGTGCAATCAGGGGTTTTCCAGTAAAACAGCTACGACCTGTTGAACCTGGTTCATCATGCCCATTAAACTTGATATCACGTGATTTAGATATCTTGTTTACAGCTGAAACACATAATTTCCCATGTGCAGTGGCACCTTATCCTGGTGCAGAAACAGGTGCAGGAGGTCGCATTAGAGATACACATGCAACAGGAAGGGGGTCTTTTGTCCAAGCAGCTACAGCTGGTTATTGTGTTGGGAATCTTAACACAACTGGGTTTTATGCTCCGTGGGAAGATCCATCTTTTACATATCCTTCAAATTTGGCATCACCTCTCCAGATCCTTATTGATGCTAGTAATGGTGCATCAGACTATGGGAACAAATTTGGGGAGCCCTTGATCCAGGGCTTCTGTAGAACTTTTGGAATGAGACTTCCTAGTGGAGATAGGCGGGAATGGTTAAAGCCGATCATGTTTAGTGCAGGAATTGGGCAGATTGACCACCATCATATATCAAAGGGAGATCCTGAAATTGGAATGTTGGTTGTGAAGATTGGAGGTCCTGCTTATCGTATTGGAATGGGAGGTGGGGCAGCCTCAAGTATGGTCAGTGGGCAAAATGATGCAGAGCTTGATTTCAATGCTGTACAACGTGGGGATGCTGAGATGTCACAGAAGCTATATCGTCTTGTCCGTGCCTGTATTGAGATGGGGGATAAAAATCCAATTATCAGCATTCACGATCAAGGAGCTGGTGGTAACTGCAATGTTGTAAAGGAAATTATATATCCAAAGGGTGCTGAGATAGATGTTCGAGCCATTGTGGTCGGTGATCATACAATGTCTGTTCTGGAAATCTGGGGTGCTGAGTATCAGGAGCAAGATGCAATCTTGGTGAAGCTTGAAAGTCGTGAGCTCTTACAATCTATCTGTAAAAGGGAAAAGGTTTCAATGGCTGTGATTGGTACTATTAGTGGCGATGGACGTGTTGTATTAGTGGATAGCTTAGCAACTCAGAAGTGTCTATCAGAAGGACTTCCTCCACCTCCCCCTGCTGTGGATCTTGAACTGGAGAAAGTCCTTGGTGACATGCCGAagaaatcttttgaatttcatcGGGTTGTTCATGAGCGGGAACCACTTGATATTGCCCCTGGGACCACTGTAATAGATTCTTTGAAGAGGGTATTGAGTTTGCCATCTGTCTGTTCAAAGCGCTTCTTAACAACAAAAGTTGATAGGTGTGTCACTGGTCTTGTGGCCCAGCAGCAAACAGTTGGCCCTTTGCAGATTACCCTTGCCGATGTTGCTGTTACAGCTCAAACTTTTACTGGTGTAACTGGAGGTGCATGTGCCATTGGGGAACAGCCAATCAAAGGGTTGTTAAACCCCAAAGCAATGGCAAGATTAGCTGTTGGAGAAGCACTGACAAATCTTGTATGGGCAAAGGTCACTTCCCTTTCTGATGTTAAGGCAAGTGGTAATTGGATGTATGCTGCCAAGCTTGATGGAGAAGGAGCTGACATGTATGATGCTGCCATATCTTTGTCTGAAGCAATGATTGAACTTGGTATAGCTATTGATGGAGGGAAAGATAGCCTTTCTATGGCAGCTCATGCTGGAGAAGTTGTCAAGGCTCCTGGAAATCTTGTAATTAGTGTTTATGTTACTTGTCCTGACATAACAAAAACAGTGACACCAGATTTGAAACTTGAAGACGATGGTGTTTTGCTTCACATTGATTTATCAAAAGGAAAGAGGCGATTAGGTGGATCTGCTCTTGCACAGGCATTTGATCAAGTTGGGGATGAGTGTCCTGATCTTGATGATGTTCCGTACCTTAAAAAGGTCTTTGAAGGTGTGCAAGACCTTATTACTGATGAGCTGATCTCTGCTGGTCATGACATCAGTGATGGTGGGCTGCTAGTTTGTGCCTTAGAGATGGCATTTGCTGGTAATCGTGGATTTACCTTGGACTTGACTTCACGAGGTAAGAGCCTTTTCCAAACACTTTATGCGGAAGAgcttgggttggttattgaggTAAGCAAGAAAAATTTGTCCATAGTAATGAACAGATTGAATGGAGTGGGGGTTTCGGCTGAGATCATAGGTCAAGTTACTATTGCTCCATCCATAGAAGTTAAGGTTGATGGGGTAAGTTGTTTGAAAGAAGAAACTACCCTCCTTCGAGATATGTGGGAAGAAACCAGCTTCCAGCTAGAGAAATTCCAAAGGCTGGCAGCCTGTGTAGAAATGGAGAAAGAAGGGCTGAAACATCGATATGAGCCCTCATGGAAGCTGTCCTTTACGCCTTCCTTCACTGATGATAAGTATTTGTCTGCAACTGTTAAACCTAAAGTAGCGGTGATTAGAGAAGAAGGGAGCAACGGAGACAGAGAAATGGCTGCAGTGTTCCATGCTGCTGGTTTTGAACCATGGGATGTTACCATGTCTGACCTTCTTAATGGGGCCATCTCTTTGCAAGAGTTCCGTGGGATCGTGTTTGTTGGTGGATTTAGCTACGCAGACGTACTTGATTCTGCAAAAGGCTGGGCTGCTTCCATTAGATTCAATGAATCCGTTTTGAAACAATTCCAGGAGTTTTACAACCGTCCTGACACTTTCAGTCTTGGTGTATGCAATGGTTGTCAGCTAATGGCATTGTTGGGATGGGTACCAGGCCCGCAGGTTGGGGGCGGTCTCGGTAATGGCGGCGACCTATCACAGCCAAGGTTCATTCACAATGAATCAGGACGGTTTGAATGCCGCTTTACAAGCGTGACAATAAAGGATTCGCCAGCTATAATGTTCAAAGGTATGGAAGGTAGTACATTGGGGGTATGGGCTGCTCATGGCGAGGGAAGGGCTTATTTCCCGGATAAAGGCATGTTGGATCGCGCAGTTCATTCAGATTTAGCTCCTATAAGATATTGTGATGATGATGGCAATCCAACAGAGACATATCCTTTCAATGTGAATGGCTCTCCTTTGGGGGTAGCTGCTATTTGTTCTCCAGACGGGAGGCATCTTGCTATGATGCCTCATCCAGAGCGTTGCTTCTTAATGTGGCAGTTTCCATGGTATCCGAAGCATTGGGATGTGGACAAGAAGGGTCCTAGCCCGTGGTTGCGCATGTTCCAGAATGCAAGAGACTGGTGTTCCTGA